From one Lotus japonicus ecotype B-129 chromosome 3, LjGifu_v1.2 genomic stretch:
- the LOC130745984 gene encoding G-type lectin S-receptor-like serine/threonine-protein kinase CES101: MEIPPIASSQCSYHRPLLPSTRSICRRRRAGSTPASNNSTLKPGDRLDVTGELCSEKGKYCMNFDPEYLRIFAQGQDDWVVWMANRDKPADIASATLSLNHSGVLKIESKNVTLIILYSPPQPVNNTVATLLATGNFVLEQLHPNGNKSMLWQSFDFPTDSLLPGMKLGVNHKTRRNWSLVSSFSKSLPAPGPFRLDWEPKTKELVTRRGKQVYWRSGELRNKRFKHISAEAEYHAMFNDDEEYFMFTTPSEELTKWTLLETGQLINRKGNDIARADKCYGYNTDEGCQKWEERPTCRARGDEFDYKSGYPNLNTARNVVNVRYGISDCQAMCWSNCSCIGFASFDNINGTGCTFYQSVEGTNIAGGGEDFYLLVKSTRHKGSKWWMWMCGAMATVLLIIFHSILCHTMTKQKYVRQEKANKIRTEMQDIEASRGSTSDNDLQLNISGGDDLELFSYASIMVATNGFSLDNKLGQGGFGPVFKGILPSGQEVAVKKLSKTSGQGAIEFKNELTLISKLQHTNLVQLLGHCIHQQERMLVYEYMSNKSLDCFLFDASGRELLDWSKRFSIIEGIGQGLLYLHKYSRLKIIHRDLKASNILLDENMNPKISDFGVARMFTKQETESNTNRIVGTYGYMSPEYAMEGVFSTKSDVYSFGVLLLEIVSGRRNNSLCSEERPLNLVGHAWELWKAGLVLQVVDPALNNSFSEDEVLRCVHVGLLCVEDNADDRPTMSSVILMLANKTKVNILPKKPAYYVRTSLLDEETFGVDSTYEKFGSELHTV, encoded by the exons ATGGAAATTCCTCCGATAGCTTCGTCTCAATGTTCCTATCACCGACCGCTCTTACCGTCAACCCGCTCCATATGTCGTCGTCGTCGTGCAGGGTCCACCCCAG CCTCAAATAACAGCACTTTGAAGCCAGGAGATAGACTTGATGTCACAGGCGAGCTATGTTCTGAAAAGGGTAAATATTGCATGAATTTTGACCCTGAGTACCTCCGCATATTTGCTCAAGGACAAGATGATTGGGTTGTGTGGATGGCTAACAGAGATAAACCTGCTGACATTGCTTCTGCAACTCTATCACTGAACCACTCTGGTGTTCTAAAAATAGAATCAAAAAATGTGACACTAATTATTCTCTACTCTCCACCTCAACCAGTGAACAACACAGTGGCCACTTTGTTAGCCACAGGAAACTTTGTGCTGGAGCAACTTCACCCCAATGGAAACAAGAGCATGCTGTGGCAGAGTTTTGATTTTCCTACTGACAGTTTGCTTCCTGGGATGAAGCTAGGTGTTAATCACAAAACCCGTCGTAACTGGTCACTGGTTTCAAGCTTCAGTAAATCACTCCCAGCTCCTGGTCCATTCAGGCTTGATTGGGAgccaaaaacaaaagaacttGTTACCAGGAGAGGAAAACAAGTGTACTGGAGAAGTGGGGAACTCAGAAACAAAAGATTTAAGCACATTTCAGCAGAAGCAGAGTACCATGCTATGTTCAATGATGATGAAGAGTACTTCATGTTCACAACACCAAGTGAAGAGCTTACAAAGTGGACTCTGCTAGAGACTGGTCAGCTGATTAACAGGAAGGGGAATGATATTGCAAGGGCTGATAAGTGTTATGGTTATAACACTGATGAAGGGTGCCAAAAGTGGGAGGAGAGACCCACCTGCAGGGCTCGTGGTGATGAATTCGATTACAAGTCTGGTTATCCCAATTTGAACACGGCAAGAAATGTGGTAAATGTGAGATATGGAATTAGTGATTGTCAGGCTATGTGCTGGAGCAACTGCAGCTGTATTGGATTTGCATCCTTTGATAATATTAATGGAACTGGTTGCACATTCTATCAATCAGTGGAAGGTACTAATATTGCAGGCGGCGGTGAAGACTTCTACTTGCTAGTAAAGAGCACCCGTCACAAAG GTTCAAAATGGTGGATGTGGATGTGCGGTGCAATGGCAACTGTTCTGCTCATAATCTTCCATTCCATTTTGTGTCACACCATGACGAAACAAAAATATGTGCGCCAAG AAAAAGCAAACAAAATAAGGACAGAGATGCAAGATATCGAAGCCTCTAGGGGCTCCACTAGTGACAATGATTTACAACTAAATATAAGTGGTGGAGATGACTTGGAACTGTTTAGCTATGCATCAATAATGGTGGCTACCAATGGCTTTTCATTGGATAACAAGTTAGGACAGGGAGGCTTTGGACCTGTTTTTAAG GGAATTCTACCTTCAGGGCAAGAGGTTGCTGTGAAAAAACTTTCAAAAACTTCTGGACAAGGAGCTATTGAATTTAAAAACGAATTAACACTCATATCTAAGCTTCAACATACAAATCTCGTACAGCTACTCGGTCACTGCATTCATCAACAAGAGCGGATGTTGGTCTATGAGTATATGTCAAACAAAAGCTTGGACTGTTTTTTATTTG ATGCTTCTGGAAGAGAGTTGCTAGATTGGAGCAAGCGTTTTAGCATAATAGAAGGAATTGGCCAAGGATTACTTTACCTTCACAAATACTCAAGGCTTAAAATTATCCACAGAGATTTGAAGGCTAGTAACATACTCCTTGATGAGAATATGAACCCAAAAATTTCTGATTTTGGTGTCGCGAGAATGTTTACGAAACAAGAAACTGAATCAAATACCAACAGGATTGTTGGGACATA CGGTTACATGTCTCCAGAGTATGCCATGGAAGGAGTTTTCTCTACAAAgtctgatgtgtatagttttggAGTTCTGCTCCTTGAAATTGTTAGTGGTAGAAGAAACAATAGCTTATGCTCTGAAGAAAGACCACTTAATTTAGTAGGACAT GCATGGGAGCTATGGAAAGCAGGTTTGGTTCTTCAGGTGGTTGATCCAGCACTGAACAATTCATTTTCTGAGGATGAGGTTCTAAGATGTGTTCATGTTGGTCTATTATGCGTAGAAGATAACGCAGATGACCGCCCCACCATGTCCAGTGTTATTTTAATGTTAGCAAACAAAACTAAAGTGAACATTTTGCCTAAAAAACCTGCATATTATGTTAGAACAAGTCTCTTGGACGAAGAAACGTTTGGTGTGGATTCTACGTATGAAAAATTTGGTTCTGAGTTACATACAGTATAG
- the LOC130745986 gene encoding G-type lectin S-receptor-like serine/threonine-protein kinase CES101, with translation MVCCEKMELKPHVFIVFTCLLVLCTGSLNVIATNSTLKQGDTLNDTGKLCSVEGKYCMDFVVGYLRIYAGGKDGWLVWLANRNQPVDPGSATLSLNHSGVLKLESKNETSVILYSPPQPVNNTVATLLDTGNFVLQQFHPNGTKNMLWQSFDYPTDTYLPGMKLGVNLKTGHNWSLVSSFSGSIPTPGPFRLDWEPKTKELVIKRGEQVYWRSGELRGSRFEHISAEAEYQAVSNKDEEEYYFTFMSPSDTKWTLLETGQLINRGGKGNDIARADNCYGYNTDDGCQKWEDQLPTCRRDGDEFESKSGYTNPNMKIDVENMSYGISDCKALCWSNCTCVGFSSFDSNGSGCTFYPSAEGTNIAGGGGTFYMLVNTTHHKGSKWWMWMTGAIATVLLIIFLSILCRAITKREYVRQEKRKGMMTEVQDLETSGGFASDNDLENNLNGADDLKVFSYASIMVATNDFSSENKLGQGGFGPVFKGVISSGQEVAVKKLSNTSGQGVIEFKNELTLISKLQHTNLVQLIGHCIHQKERMLVYEYMPNKSLDFFLFDSSGRELLDWNKRFIIIEGIAQGLLYLHKYSRLRIIHRDLKASNILLDENMNPKISDFGVARMFTLQETESNTTRIVGTYGYMSPEYAMEGVFSTKSDVYSFGVLLLEIVSGRRNNSLCSEERPLTAGSWVWGLPYGAARPTLFF, from the exons ATGGTTTGCTGTGAAAAAATGGAACTGAAACCTCATGTTTTCATTGTTTTCACCTGCTTGTTGGTGTTGTGTACTGGTTCTCTCAATGTCATAGCCACAAATAGCACTTTGAAACAAGGAGATACATTGAATGACACGGGAAAACTATGTTCTGTAGAAGGTAAATATTGCATGGATTTTGTTGTAGGTTACCTGCGTATATATGCTGGAGGAAAAGATGGATGGTTAGTCTGGTTGGCTAACAGAAATCAACCTGTTGACCCTGGTTCTGCAACTCTATCACTGAACCACTCTGGTGTACTAAAACTAGAATCCAAAAATGAGACATCAGTAATCCTTTACTCTCCACCTCAGCCAGTGAACAACACAGTGGCCACTTTGTTAGACACAGGAAACTTTGTGCTGCAACAATTTCACCCCAATGGAACAAAGAACATGCTGTGGCAAAGTTTTGATTATCCCACTGACACTTATCTGCCTGGGATGAAGTTAGGTGTTAATCTCAAAACTGGTCATAACTGGTCACTGGTTTCGAGCTTCAGTGGTTCGATCCCAACTCCCGGTCCATTCAGGCTTGATTGGGAgccaaaaacaaaagaactaGTCATTAAGAGAGGAGAACAAGTTTACTGGAGAAGTGGGGAACTGAGAGGCAGTAGATTTGAGCACATTTCCGCAGAAGCCGAGTACCAGGCTGTGTCTAACAAGGATGAAGAAGAGTACTACTTCACATTCATGAGTCCAAGTGATACAAAATGGACCCTATTAGAAACTGGTCAGCTGATAAACAGAGGAGGGAAAGGTAATGATATTGCAAGGGCTGATAATTGTTACGGTTACAACACTGATGATGGGTGCCAAAAGTGGGAGGATCAGTTACCTACCTGCAGGCGCGATGGCGATGAATTTGAGTCCAAGTCTGGTTACACCAATCCAAACATGAAAATAGATGTCGAAAACATGAGTTATGGCATAAGTGATTGTAAGGCTCTGTGCTGGAGCAACTGCACCTGCGTTGGATTCTCATCATTTGACAGTAATGGATCTGGTTGTACCTTCTATCCATCGGCCGAAGGTACTAATATTGCAGGTGGCGGAGGTACCTTCTACATGCTAGTAAACACCACCCATCACAAAG GTTCAAAATGGTGGATGTGGATGACTGGTGCAATAGCAACTGTTCTGCTCATAATCTTCCTTTCCATTTTGTGTCGAGCCATAACCAAACGAGAATATGTGCGTCAAG aaaaaagaaagggaaTGATGACAGAGGTGCAGGATCTCGAAACTTCTGGGGGCTTCGCTAGTGACAATGATTTAGAAAACAATTTAAACGGCGCAGATGACCTAAAAGTATTTAGCTATGCATCAATAATGGTGGCTACCAATGACTTTTCATCTGAAAACAAGTTAGGACAGGGAGGATTTGGACCTGTTTTTAAG GGAGTTATATCTTCAGGGCAAGAAGTTGCTGTGAAAAAACTTTCAAATACTTCTGGACAAGGAGTTATTGAATTCAAAAATGAATTAACACTCATATCTAAGCTTCAACATACAAATCTCGTTCAGCTAATCGGTCACTGCATTCACCAAAAAGAGCGGATGTTGGTTTATGAGTATATGCCCAACAAAAGCTTGGACTTCTTTTTATTTG attctTCTGGAAGAGAGTTGCTAGATTGGAACAAGCGCTTTATAATAATAGAAGGAATTGCTCAAGGACTATTATACCTTCACAAATACTCAAGACTTAGAATCATCCATAGAGATTTGAAGGCTAGTAACATACTCCTTGATGAGAATATGAACCCAAAAATTTCTGATTTCGGTGTTGCAAGAATGTTTACATTACAAGAAACTGAATCAAATACCACCAGGATTGTTGGGACATA CGGTTACATGTCTCCCGAGTATGCCATGGAAGGAGTTTTCTCTACAAAATCTGATGTCTACAGCTTTGGAGTTCTACTCCTTGAAATTGTTAGTGGTAGAAGAAACAATAGCTTATGCTCTGAAGAAAGACCACTTACTgcggggagttgggtttggggcctcccctatggggctgcgcgccccaccctttttttttaa
- the LOC130745987 gene encoding protein FAR1-RELATED SEQUENCE 5-like isoform X1: MERYFPYSVWKVTIRIRYGKYISVLSMECNFPYSLPGMTDSFFFGESQLIEAGFHNGQPEEATTEVPPPAFVPPCISIDVSHLFATDQIFPTRDDLINWVHGIAIENGYVTLITKSDYGGNGSRKAYVMLGCEKHGKYVPYRDPDLVEGTRSQKTGCPFRLKGRPRKNGIDRDWRLKVMEGIHNHEPARSLLGHNFVGRLKPGEKEQVGKMTRSWVPPRKMLLTLKENNPSNLTTISQIYGVCKRLRKSLRGGLTEMQHLLKKLDGDKYVHFERHEPGSEVIRDVFWAHPNAIKLFNTFPYVVIMDCTYKTNKYAIPLLEIVGLTSTDKTYSIAFCYIVNEGTDDYVWALECMKSLLADQAMLPKVIVTDRDLALLSAAKQNLPNTTHLLCLWHINKCVLAKCKLYVGTDDFAELVMMKWAEVVDAATVEEFEVKWMQLVHV, from the exons atggaaaggtactttccgtattcagtatggaaagtAACAATCCGTATTCGGTATGGAAAGTATATTTCCGTATTGAGTATGGAATGTAActttccgtattctcttccagggatgacagattcatttttctttggtgagtcacaattgattgaagctggatttcacaatggtcaacctgaagaggccactacagaggtgccaccaccagcatttgtgcccccgtgtataagtatagatgtctcgcatttatttgcaactgatcag attttccctacccgtgatgatcttatcaattgggttcatggaattgcgattgaaaatggatatgttacgttgatcacaaagtcagattatggtgggaatggaagcagaaaagcttatgtcatgttggggtgcgagaagcatggtaaatatgttccttatagagaccctgaccttgttgaagggacgagatcacaaaagacaggttgtccttttagactaaaaggacgacctaggaaaaatggcatagatagagattggcggctaaaggtgatggaaggtatacacaaccatgaaccagctaggtcactacttgggcacaattttgttggtcgtctaaaacccggagagaaggagcaagtgggaaaaatgacaaggagttgggttccaccgagaaagatgttgttgactttgaaggaaaacaatccttcaaacttgactaccatatctcagatttatggtgtttgcaagaggttaagaaaatccctccgcgggggattgacagaaatgcaacacttgttgaagaagttggacggtgacaagtatgtccactttgaaagacatgagcctggatcggaagtcattagggatgtattttgggctcatccaaatgctatcaaactgttcaacacatttccatatgtagtgattatggattgcacatacaagacaaacaaatatgcaattcccttgcttgagattgttggactgacttccacagataagacatactccatagccttttgctacattgttaatgagggcacagatgactacgtttgggcactggagtgtatgaagtctctattagctgatcaagccatgttgcctaaggtgattgttactgacagggatcttgccttattgagtgctgctaagcaaaaccttcctaacactacacatttattatgcttgtggcacatcaacaagtgtgttttggcaaagtgcaaactctatgttggcacagatgattttgctgagttggttatgatgaagtgggcagaggtggtggatgctgcaacagttgaagaatttgaagtgaaATGGATGCAATTGGTACACGTTTAG
- the LOC130745987 gene encoding protein FAR1-RELATED SEQUENCE 5-like isoform X2: MTDSFFFGESQLIEAGFHNGQPEEATTEVPPPAFVPPCISIDVSHLFATDQIFPTRDDLINWVHGIAIENGYVTLITKSDYGGNGSRKAYVMLGCEKHGKYVPYRDPDLVEGTRSQKTGCPFRLKGRPRKNGIDRDWRLKVMEGIHNHEPARSLLGHNFVGRLKPGEKEQVGKMTRSWVPPRKMLLTLKENNPSNLTTISQIYGVCKRLRKSLRGGLTEMQHLLKKLDGDKYVHFERHEPGSEVIRDVFWAHPNAIKLFNTFPYVVIMDCTYKTNKYAIPLLEIVGLTSTDKTYSIAFCYIVNEGTDDYVWALECMKSLLADQAMLPKVIVTDRDLALLSAAKQNLPNTTHLLCLWHINKCVLAKCKLYVGTDDFAELVMMKWAEVVDAATVEEFEVKWMQLVHV; the protein is encoded by the exons atgacagattcatttttctttggtgagtcacaattgattgaagctggatttcacaatggtcaacctgaagaggccactacagaggtgccaccaccagcatttgtgcccccgtgtataagtatagatgtctcgcatttatttgcaactgatcag attttccctacccgtgatgatcttatcaattgggttcatggaattgcgattgaaaatggatatgttacgttgatcacaaagtcagattatggtgggaatggaagcagaaaagcttatgtcatgttggggtgcgagaagcatggtaaatatgttccttatagagaccctgaccttgttgaagggacgagatcacaaaagacaggttgtccttttagactaaaaggacgacctaggaaaaatggcatagatagagattggcggctaaaggtgatggaaggtatacacaaccatgaaccagctaggtcactacttgggcacaattttgttggtcgtctaaaacccggagagaaggagcaagtgggaaaaatgacaaggagttgggttccaccgagaaagatgttgttgactttgaaggaaaacaatccttcaaacttgactaccatatctcagatttatggtgtttgcaagaggttaagaaaatccctccgcgggggattgacagaaatgcaacacttgttgaagaagttggacggtgacaagtatgtccactttgaaagacatgagcctggatcggaagtcattagggatgtattttgggctcatccaaatgctatcaaactgttcaacacatttccatatgtagtgattatggattgcacatacaagacaaacaaatatgcaattcccttgcttgagattgttggactgacttccacagataagacatactccatagccttttgctacattgttaatgagggcacagatgactacgtttgggcactggagtgtatgaagtctctattagctgatcaagccatgttgcctaaggtgattgttactgacagggatcttgccttattgagtgctgctaagcaaaaccttcctaacactacacatttattatgcttgtggcacatcaacaagtgtgttttggcaaagtgcaaactctatgttggcacagatgattttgctgagttggttatgatgaagtgggcagaggtggtggatgctgcaacagttgaagaatttgaagtgaaATGGATGCAATTGGTACACGTTTAG